A genomic segment from Streptomyces sp. NBC_00654 encodes:
- a CDS encoding DUF317 domain-containing protein: MNFPSTSPGFSTATDALKVHTWQLGPGQPTLVLDQFSAEDFHMVVDDRADVHVNSKDGRFYLGWFPLGRPGGDGEGWKIAVTGTTKVPGYSISFDAATPADIVAATVTCVLETAHPR, from the coding sequence GTGAACTTCCCATCCACGAGCCCCGGTTTCTCCACCGCCACCGATGCCCTGAAAGTGCACACCTGGCAGCTTGGCCCGGGCCAGCCCACGCTAGTGCTGGATCAGTTCTCTGCCGAGGATTTCCACATGGTTGTGGACGACCGCGCCGACGTTCACGTCAATTCGAAGGACGGCCGGTTCTACTTGGGCTGGTTTCCGCTCGGCCGTCCCGGGGGCGACGGCGAAGGCTGGAAGATCGCCGTCACCGGCACCACGAAAGTGCCTGGCTACAGCATCTCCTTCGACGCCGCGACGCCGGCCGACATCGTCGCCGCCACTGTGACGTGCGTGCTGGAAACCGCCCATCCTCGGTAG
- a CDS encoding relaxase/mobilization nuclease domain-containing protein, producing MIPRIHKQGSSTRGLLNYLYGKGTREEHVDPHLVASFDSMAPDPGRDPSATKEDLQLLLDQPLHLLDEGQRPDQHVWHCSVRAAGTDPILSDEEWGDIARRIVAATGIDPGGVDDAGCRWAAVRHADDHIHIIATLVREDGHRPNHHRSGQRAQAAARLIEADYDLHRVAPGDGTAAKRPTSAERHKAERQGQERTAREKLRETVRTASAGAASTDEFFDRLAADGLLIRKRIAPSGDLLGYKVALPDDRNKDDEPVFYAGSTLAPDLSLPRIRERWALHAEADTEGEREPVQPALPPVTHPAFARRRAAAATWQALLIIDHGDDGMAAAQIAAAGEVLDALAKTSAVHTRAELRQAAFAFERASRSHIRAVRGHDHALRQAAHDLVHSGPALGRGEDGATTAMVIDMAVFLAITAANWHARKHHGQQAAAARQAAEHLRAAYQAAAAHPIAALRQRGQRLTPQIRQRHADLLHHVLPELADRIEAEPGWPALSATLADARQAGQDPAALLAEATHRRELDTADSISDVLVWRLRRSAHLPAAPESPPATTARDSRRASPSNPATPPAARAANHSSRRP from the coding sequence TTGATCCCCCGCATCCACAAGCAAGGCAGCAGCACCCGCGGGCTGCTCAACTACCTCTACGGCAAAGGCACCCGCGAGGAGCACGTCGACCCGCACCTGGTCGCTTCCTTCGACTCCATGGCACCCGACCCCGGCCGCGACCCCTCCGCGACGAAAGAGGATCTCCAGCTGCTTCTCGACCAGCCACTGCACCTGCTCGACGAAGGCCAGCGACCCGACCAGCACGTGTGGCACTGCTCCGTACGCGCAGCAGGCACCGACCCCATTCTCAGCGACGAGGAGTGGGGCGACATCGCCCGGCGCATCGTGGCCGCCACCGGCATCGACCCCGGCGGCGTAGACGACGCCGGGTGCCGGTGGGCCGCCGTCCGTCACGCCGACGACCACATCCACATCATCGCCACCCTCGTACGCGAGGACGGCCACCGCCCCAACCACCACCGCTCCGGCCAACGCGCACAGGCCGCTGCCCGCCTCATCGAAGCCGACTACGACCTGCACCGTGTCGCCCCCGGCGACGGCACTGCGGCCAAGCGCCCCACCAGCGCCGAGCGCCACAAGGCCGAACGGCAAGGGCAAGAGCGCACGGCGAGGGAGAAGCTACGCGAGACCGTACGCACTGCCTCGGCCGGCGCTGCCTCCACGGATGAGTTCTTCGACCGTCTGGCCGCCGACGGTCTGCTGATCCGCAAGCGCATCGCACCGTCGGGCGACCTGCTCGGCTACAAGGTCGCGCTGCCTGACGACCGCAACAAGGACGACGAGCCGGTCTTCTACGCCGGCTCCACACTCGCCCCCGACCTGTCCCTGCCTCGCATACGCGAACGCTGGGCCCTTCACGCGGAGGCGGACACCGAGGGCGAGCGTGAGCCGGTGCAGCCCGCTCTGCCACCGGTGACCCATCCCGCGTTCGCTCGGCGCCGGGCTGCTGCTGCCACCTGGCAGGCTCTGCTGATCATTGATCACGGTGACGACGGCATGGCAGCAGCGCAGATCGCTGCGGCGGGAGAAGTCCTGGACGCACTCGCCAAGACCTCTGCCGTCCACACCCGTGCTGAACTCCGGCAGGCGGCCTTCGCGTTCGAGCGGGCCAGCCGCTCCCACATCCGTGCCGTACGCGGGCATGACCACGCCCTGCGACAGGCCGCCCACGATCTCGTCCACAGCGGCCCCGCCCTCGGCCGCGGCGAAGACGGAGCCACCACGGCGATGGTCATCGACATGGCCGTCTTCCTCGCGATCACTGCGGCCAACTGGCACGCCAGGAAGCACCACGGCCAGCAAGCCGCTGCGGCCCGGCAAGCCGCCGAGCACCTGCGCGCCGCCTACCAGGCCGCCGCAGCCCACCCCATCGCCGCCCTCCGCCAGCGTGGCCAGCGTCTGACGCCGCAGATCCGGCAGCGGCACGCCGATCTCCTGCACCACGTGCTGCCGGAGCTCGCGGATCGAATCGAGGCCGAGCCCGGCTGGCCGGCCCTGTCCGCCACGCTCGCCGACGCCCGGCAGGCAGGCCAAGACCCGGCCGCACTGCTCGCCGAAGCCACCCACCGTCGCGAGCTCGACACCGCCGACTCCATCAGCGACGTCCTCGTCTGGCGCCTGCGCCGAAGCGCCCATCTGCCTGCCGCGCCCGAAAGCCCTCCGGCGACGACCGCCCGAGACAGCCGACGCGCCTCGCCGTCAAACCCCGCCACACCACCGGCGGCCAGGGCAGCGAACCACTCCAGCCGTCGGCCCTGA
- the mobC gene encoding plasmid mobilization relaxosome protein MobC, with protein sequence MSVAGFLAHSALAAARDQTRTAATIAAEQDILTELFATGRKLGWAGSNLNQMTKALNSGGDIARIEETLAAVRHAATATRAAVERINNRQKDETA encoded by the coding sequence ATGAGCGTCGCCGGCTTCCTCGCCCACTCCGCCTTGGCCGCCGCCCGCGACCAGACCCGCACCGCCGCAACCATCGCCGCCGAGCAGGACATCCTCACCGAGCTCTTCGCCACCGGACGCAAGCTCGGCTGGGCCGGCAGCAACCTCAACCAGATGACCAAGGCCCTCAACTCCGGCGGCGATATCGCCCGCATTGAGGAAACCCTCGCCGCCGTCCGCCACGCGGCCACCGCGACCAGGGCGGCCGTCGAGCGGATCAACAACCGGCAGAAAGACGAGACCGCTTGA